Genomic segment of Dromiciops gliroides isolate mDroGli1 chromosome 3, mDroGli1.pri, whole genome shotgun sequence:
CTGCCATCTCTGCCGTCCGGTCCTTGCCCCCAGCTGTGGGGCTGGCCCGCCAGCGGTCTTCCTGCGCCGAATAGCGGAGCAGCAGGTAGCGCAGGGTGCCCCCAGTGACGTAGATCTCACCATCGCAGGATGTTACTGTGTGGGCCACGGCGAAGGTGTCATTGGGCAGGGGAGCCACGAAGGTCCAGCGGTCCTGGCGAGGGTCGTAGCGTTCCACCGTGTACAGGCATTCACCTCCGATGGCGTACATGTACCCATCCAAGACCACCAGCTTGCAGTGGGGCCGGGCCTGGTTCAGAGGACACATCTCTCTCCAGATGCCCGTCAGGGGGTTGTAGCAGAACATCCTGTTGGAGGCTTGCCCCCCAACCCTCTGGCAGCCAGCCACCACGAAGAGATAATTGAAGAGGCTGCAGATGGCACACCCCCGGGATGTGGCCTCTGGGGGCAGGCTGGCAAGGGGCCACCAGGCATCCCGCTCATTATCGTAGGCACAGAGGTGGCCGGTGCCCTCCTGGGGGCTGACGTCCGCCACCACCAGGTACTTCTGCCCCTGGAGCCGCCGGCGGAGGATCAGCTCCCGTTCAGCCCCACTCAGGCGCCCGTAGATGTCCGGGCTCTGAAGGACCTGCAGGTAGTTGTCACTCATGACCTTGTAGGCTGCCTCCTTTAGGGCATCCAGTTTCTCCTTCTTGGCCAGGTTCAGCACTTCGTAACAGTTGCCCAGGTCCAGGTGGGTGTTCTGACCTGCGCCAGGGATGAGTGGGAGCTGGAAGAAATTGGTCCCAGCTACCAACTCCACCTTGGGTTCAAGACCTGCCTGGGTGGGGTTGAGACCTGGAGAGTCTATGGATGAGCAGAAGGCTGACTCTTGGTCATTGGAGGGTGAGGTCCCCATGTTGTCAAGTTGAAGCTGGAACTCGGGGTTCTCTGCGATTTGGAGAAAACTCTCCTTGCGGCTGATGCCAGGCTCAGGTAGTGAAGAGGGACAATGAGAGGGAGGAGAACTCTCACATACATCCTTCACATTGTCCGTAGGATGGGTACAGCCTGGGAAAGTCAAGGCATCAGGACACCCGGTATGAGGCTGGGCGGGAGGCTGGGGTGAGCCCTGGGGCCCAGTTATCCCTCCAGGGTTTCTGGGGGTGCTGGCTCCCGGGGCCAGCCTGTCCCTGGAGATGGATTGGGAGGTTGACTCTACATAGTAGTCATAGATTTTTCCTTTCAGGCCAGGACTGGTAGATACCTCCCATGGTTCCCCGGGCCTCGCCTCCAGTGTCTGCTCCCCAAGAAAGTTCTCCTCTACCTGAGCCCTGGCCAGGGAGGAGAAGATGTAGGAGGTGTCTACTTCCCCCTCACGCTGGCTGACAGCCAGGCCCATGTCTGAGGTGGCTCTGAGGAGCCCCAAGCCCTCCTGGCTGATCCCAGCAGTCTGGGAGAAGACCCAACTCCTATTCATGTCCCCCCAACCTGTGGCACAGGCGGCCTCTTTGATGTCAGAATCAgagctctcctcctcctccctctgccccctGACACAGTCTAGGACGAGCCCGGGCCCTTGCCGTGAGTTACTGGGGCCCTCCGTTTCATTATCATGTTGAGCAAGTCCATGCTGAGGGCTTTCAAGTTCACGGTCACAGTCAGCAGGATAGGGGAGATAGTTCTTACCCTGCTTGAAGGCTTTCTCTCCCAGACAGTCCTGGACTGGGAGTTTTCCCGGGTGCAGCTCCCCTCTGTTGAGCTCTGCTCCTTTGCTCTCCACTGGATGCCCGTCTCCAGGGTCCACACCGCCTCTGGCTTTGAGGTCAAAGGCCCCACTGGCCCCTTCTGGCTGGCCATTCCCTAGAACCGAGTCGACTTTTGCCCCCTCCTCCCTGCTGACCTGGTGCCGCCTTCTGAGGACCGGCAGTAGAGCTCTGGGCGAGGTGCTAGCAGGATCAGCCTGGCCTGCTACCTCCGGCTCCTCGGGGACAGAGGCATCGACTTTGGATGTCCCTCCCCAGGCTGGGTTCCGGGCCAGCCAGGATTTGTACAGCCTGTATGCGAGAGTCCCCAGGAGCAGGGTAGCGGCAGAGAACACTAGCTTTCCAGTAAACTGCATGTCCAAATGCCAGTCCCAGGGCTCAGTGCTGCTGTCGCTCATCCTAGGGCAACGGGCCCCGAGGCGGCCAAGGAATGTGAGGAATCCGATTAATTATTGCCCAACAAAAACTGGTTCTTGCCGCTTTGAGGGGTTCCTCATTGGCACTGTCCCCAAAGTAGGAACAGAGGTGACTTTGAGCTGGCTGGTGGCGGGTACCTCCTGGGGCAGCAGCTGGCAGGGAACGGGCCCGGAGGGCAACGCCTTCTTGCCATAGGTGCTTTGCATGGGGTGGATGAGGGGAGGGTTCAGGCAGCGGCAACTTCAGCCCCAGCTGGCTGAGTTTATTGTCATCCAGGTAAACAGAGACCCAGGAAGTTTGAGAAGTAGAATCCTTTACAAGAGTCACCTGATGCCCGGAAACACACTCTGACTTGGGCTATTTTCATTTTCAGCCTTTGCAAATCTTCCTGGCAAGGGAGGGGCCTGGCCTGGTGCTTTCCCTCATGTCATGGGGCAGGGGAGGGTCATCGGATCCTCGCTGGGGATGCTTCTCTGCCTGGCTGCCCGGGTCCAGCCGTGGGGGCAGGGGAGCATTCAAGCAGCAGGCCTCCGGGAACACAGAGCAGCTGAGGGCCCGAGCCAAGAACTAAATCCAAACCACCTGAtctgacacccccctccccccttctctggCTCTGCACCCCTTCCAtgcctcctttcttctccagccTGCTTGATTCAAAGGAACCTTCTAGGTAGTCTGTTGGTCTCTCGCTGAGGGGAGGAGGCTGGGTCTTGTCGAGTCTTGTCCTGGGTTGCCCTTTGTCCCTAGAAATGTATGGAGCTCATCATGGGGCAGCCCTTCTAGAGAAAGGTCTCTTGTCTTGGAGTCGGAAGTTAGTGCCAGAGGACCGAGTTTGAATCTTTCCTTGACTATcctgcctgtatgaccttagaaagatcactttttaACCCTAACTTACCTGGGCTTCCGGTTTCTCCAGTGTAAAAAGGAAGGATTTAGACTGGATTGTCTAGATAGACAAGATCCtatgttatttctcttttaaagcttctgtttcctttttctttaattgtttttttactgattttatttttaatttatggaatacaaCAATAATTTCCATATCAGtataataaaatgagatgattgtacatgaaactgcaaatctattatgtgcaacttgctattccctttaaatatagaataaagttatcatataaatgtatttttttcttttttcttctctccaccccaccctagAAATggataccattagacacaaatatgtacacataGGTAAAATCATTCTTTACATACTTCTAGTTATTGGTTGTTTCTCTGGGTGCAGACAGTGTCTTcctttatatgtcctttgtagttaatttgggtatttataatagtcaaaatgacttattcactcaaagagGTACCAATATTATATTGGAAATCCTTGCGGTTGctgttttgcctttgtttctcaaagaggaccaaggcAGATATTGTGACTTACagtgatttaagtgaggaagggctgtacaaggtcaccaacctcactctttcctccagagccatctgggtccagtggcaggatgtAGAtttggatgactggagatggccctggatgttttaaggcaattggggttaagtgacttgcccagaatcacacagctagtaagtgtctaaggtgagacttaaactcagatccttctgaatccagggccagtgctttctctactgaGCCACTAGCTGCCCTGCTATTGGGAATTctaacaatagcaataagagaagaaaaagtaatagaaacaattagaatagggaatgaggcaatcaaactctctctctctctctctttctctctctctctctttttggggaggggcaatgagggttaagtgacttgtccagggtcacacagctagtaagtgaggctggatttgacctcagagtcttcctgaatccagagcctgtgctttatccactgtgctacctagctgcccctcaaactatctctttttgcagatgatacgaTGACGTACTTGGAAGACTCCAAAGACTCAgataaaaagttagttgaaacaataattttagcaaagtagcaggatatcaagtaaatccacataaatcatcaacattcctgtatatcacaaacaaaacctTGCAAGAAGAGGTAGTAAGAGATAACCCtgtttaaaataactctagacagtataaaatacttgggaatacACCTGCCAAAACAAGCCCAGTAACCATATAAACAAAATTGTATAAAAagctttttatacaaataaaatcagatttgaatAATGGGAGAactgttcatgggtaggcagggccaatctcataaaaatgacagtttcttctttttcaaaaagaggaggttggattGAATGTCTGCCTTTTGTGGatacttccagttctaaagcggtgacccaggtttgaatccttGTTCTGTCACTTAATTGAATTCAAAATGCACTTATTAAGAGCCTAGTGCTGGCCAGACACTGCTGGGGAAATACACAGAtaaaagtgaagcaattggggccagctaggtggcacagtggatagagcaccggccctggagtcaggagtacctgagttcaggtccggcctcagacacttaacacttactagctgtgtgaccctgggcaagtcacttagccccaattgcctcactaaaaaaaaccccaaaaaataaacaaacaaaaaaaaagtgaagcaattcctcctctcaaggagcttacactctggAGAGAGGACTAGGAAAGCTCTGCAGTCCAGATCACACGGGCTAGCTTAGggtctttttgtctttaaaacaGGAATAACAATATGAACAGGGGCTAGCCCCAGGGTAAAGTACTCTTTGTTAGGCTATGGTTTGGGATAGAGACAGTCCCTGAAAATGAAAGGGTAAAAtgatatgtaaatgtgagctcttGTTATTATTACCCAGAGACTCTGGTCAGGAAGTGAGCGTTAGTTAGCAAACTGTAAGCAAACCAGCTTTTTATTACAGAGGGTCCTGCTATACTGGCATCACGGCCACTGGTAAGTTAAGAGGAATAATTGGGGGTATGACTGGAGGGAAGCAGCTGGACccagaagaacaaaacaaaacaaaacaaagctctGGTTTAAGTGTTAGGAGAGCAGGTTCTAATCCCAGCCTCACCACCCCCTCGCTGGGGGACCTTTGATAAATCAGTGCTTTCTTCAAGCTGCCTCAGTTTCCgtctctgtaaagtgaaggagctGGATGGACTAGGCGATCTGTGAGACCCTTTCTAGCTCcaatagacagagacagatggtGGGAGATGGTTAAAAAATCTGACCTTTCTCTGTGGATGACAAATTTGTGCCGTGAGGGGAGTAAGGCGGTCAGAGCTGTGAGGAGAGTTTGAACTAGAATTCAGAAGACTGGCTCTTCTATTTATCAGAGACTGGGAGGAGCTAAGCCACTtctgacaccccctccccccccccagctccttaCCCCCAGCCCTCTTTTCACCTCTTTGCTTTGAGAATTGTAAACAAATGAACACTAAGTCACCTCTGGAAAGTGTGCATCAATGGGCTCTCTCAGTGTTGTGCTCCAGTCTGCTGAGACTCTGAAGACCAAAACTTCTGCCCCAGGCTACTGCTCTCATTTACTCTtggtctttcccattagaatgcagattccttgagggcagggaccctttcccttttatattaGCATCCCTAGCACGTGGCACTGTGTACACTAATGCCTAATCTCTTAATGagcttctttcctttgtttttctcttcccctattcctccttccctccctccctccctccctcccttgcttcaCCTATCTAACCCTGTTTTCTCATACCtaagagttgggggggggagggggtcggGTGGTTTAGACTGTTGATCTCCAAGATCTCTTTCTACTCCAAATCCTACAGTCCATGACATAAAATTGATGAATTTCACCTCCCATGCAGGATGGATGGATTGGGGCAgggcaaggggagggggagaacacTGGAGGTAGGTCCATAGCTAAGAGGGCATGTAGCGCAGTATGAAAAGAACAGTGACTTTGGGGCCAGAGGACCTGACTTTGAATTCAGCTACTTCATGGGAGATGCTGAATCTCTGTgattcactttccttatctgttaagcGGGAATGATAATAAGTATACTCCCTGACTCACTGGACAGTTAGGAGCTTGGATGCTTGGGTAGTTCTGTCATCTTACCCAAGCTGTTTCTCCAT
This window contains:
- the KLHDC7A gene encoding kelch domain-containing protein 7A translates to MSDSSTEPWDWHLDMQFTGKLVFSAATLLLGTLAYRLYKSWLARNPAWGGTSKVDASVPEEPEVAGQADPASTSPRALLPVLRRRHQVSREEGAKVDSVLGNGQPEGASGAFDLKARGGVDPGDGHPVESKGAELNRGELHPGKLPVQDCLGEKAFKQGKNYLPYPADCDRELESPQHGLAQHDNETEGPSNSRQGPGLVLDCVRGQREEEESSDSDIKEAACATGWGDMNRSWVFSQTAGISQEGLGLLRATSDMGLAVSQREGEVDTSYIFSSLARAQVEENFLGEQTLEARPGEPWEVSTSPGLKGKIYDYYVESTSQSISRDRLAPGASTPRNPGGITGPQGSPQPPAQPHTGCPDALTFPGCTHPTDNVKDVCESSPPSHCPSSLPEPGISRKESFLQIAENPEFQLQLDNMGTSPSNDQESAFCSSIDSPGLNPTQAGLEPKVELVAGTNFFQLPLIPGAGQNTHLDLGNCYEVLNLAKKEKLDALKEAAYKVMSDNYLQVLQSPDIYGRLSGAERELILRRRLQGQKYLVVADVSPQEGTGHLCAYDNERDAWWPLASLPPEATSRGCAICSLFNYLFVVAGCQRVGGQASNRMFCYNPLTGIWREMCPLNQARPHCKLVVLDGYMYAIGGECLYTVERYDPRQDRWTFVAPLPNDTFAVAHTVTSCDGEIYVTGGTLRYLLLRYSAQEDRWRASPTAGGKDRTAEMAAVNGFLYRFDLNRSLGIGVYRCSARARLWYECATYRAPYPAAFQCAVVDNLIHCVGRQFHLRFLADYVSPRFLPNELQGFPSPKGTLIPTVLALPALNMTQTRV